One genomic window of Syngnathus acus chromosome 11, fSynAcu1.2, whole genome shotgun sequence includes the following:
- the smap2 gene encoding stromal membrane-associated protein 2 isoform X2: MMTGKSVKDVDRYQAVLNSLLALEENKFCADCESKGPRWSSWNLGIFICIRCAGIHRNLGVHISKVKSVNLDQWTQEQVQCVQEMGNAKARRLYEAFLPECFQRPESDQSAENFIRDKYDKKKYMDKVIDIQMLRKEKSCENIPKEPVVFEKMKIKKDVSPKIDSQCVTDLLGLDAPAPSPATSNGLHESPLCNPLDLFSHLSDPNPSSTKSTSRVTASVPENLSLFLDPTPKKAEGTFRKLSKDSILSLYGSTPSVHVSSMAPPHGLYINQMGYPTHPYGSYHSLAQVGGMGGAMAVSQMGQRHNSLMAAQSSLAHHGHHLNMQNGAMTQQQSGMVMQQQQGAAAAMMAHPQQWNIGHMTQHMSSMNLFTNNSQASGNTAAPTSAHMTAHVWK; this comes from the exons ATGATGACGGGCAAATCTGTGAAAGACGTCGACCGGTACCAGGCGGTGCTCAACTCTTTACTGGCGTTGGAGGAGAATAAATTCTGCGCGGATTGCGAATCAAAAG GTCCGAGATGGTCTTCGTGGAATTTGGGGATCTTCATCTGTATACGATGCGCGGGTATTCATCGCAATCTCGGGGTCCACATCTCCAAAGTCAAGTCTGTCAACTTGGACCAGTGGACGCAAGAGCAAGTCCAG TGTGTGCAGGAGATGGGAAACGCAAAAGCCAGACGTCTCTACGAGGCCTTCCTACCCGAATGCTTCCAACGACCCGAGAGCGACCAATCGGCCGAGAACTTCATCAGGGACAAGTATGACAAGAAAAAGTACATGGATAAGGTCATTGATATCCAGATGCTCAGG aaagaaaaaagctgcGAGAACATCCCCAAGGAACCGGTTGTgtttgagaaaatgaaaatt AAAAAAGACGTCAGTCCAAAGATCGACTCTCAGTGTGTTACGGATTTGCTGGGATTAG ATGCTCCTGCTCCAAGTCCGGCAACATCTAACGGCCTTCATGAGAGTCCACTTTGTAATCCGTTGGATCTCTTCAGTCACCTCTCAGATCCGAACCCTTCTTCCACAAAGAGCACA AGCAGAGTGACCGCCTCCGTGCCTGAAAATCTCAGCCTCTTCCTGGATCCGACACCCAAAAAGGCAGAAGGGACCTTCAGGAAACTGTCCAAGGATTCCATTCTGTCTCTTTACGGCTCCACCCCGTCTGTGCACGTTAGCAGTATGGCGCCCCCTCATG GTTTGTACATAAACCAAATGGGATACCCGACACATCCGTACGGCTCGTACCATTCGTTAGCGCAGGTCGGCGGGATGGGCGGAGCCATGGCCGTGTCGCAGATGGGGCAGCGTCACAACAGCTTGATGGCAGCCCAAAGCAGCCTGGCTCATCACGGACATCATCTAAACATGCAGAATGGCGCCATGACACAGCAGCAAAGCGGAATGgtgatgcagcagcagcaaggcgcggcggcggccatgATGGCTCATCCGCAGCAGTGGAACATTGGACAC ATGACTCAGCACATGTCCAGCATGAATCTTTTCACCAATAATAGTCAAGCCTCGGGAAACACAGCAGCCCCAACTTCAGCGCACATGACAGCACACGTCTGGAAATAA
- the trappc3 gene encoding trafficking protein particle complex subunit 3, producing the protein MSRQSNRTTDSKKMNSELFTLTYGALVTQLCKDYENDEEVNKQLDKMGYNIGVRLIEDFLARSSVGRCQDFRETADVIAKVAFKTYLGVTPSVTNWSPAGDEFSLILESNPLVDFVELPDNHNTLIYSNLLCGVLRGALEMVQMAVDVKFVQDTLRGDNVTEIRMKFIKRIEENLPAGDE; encoded by the exons ATGTCTCGACAGTCCAACCGCACAACAGACAGCAAGAAGATG AATTCTGAGTTATTCACACTGACCTACGGAGCTTTGGTCACTCAATTATGCAAAGACTACGAAAATGATGAGGAGGTTAACAAACAACTGGACAAAAT GGGTTACAACATCGGAGTACGTCTCATCGAGGACTTCCTGGCACGCTCCAGCGTCGGCAGGTGTCAGGATTTCCGAGAAACTGCTGATGTCATCGCTAAG GTGGCGTTTAAAACCTACCTGGGGGTCACCCCCAGCGTAACCAACTGGAGCCCGGCCGGAGACGAATTCTCGCTCATTTTGGAGAgcaacccgctggtggacttTGTGGAGCTGCCTGATAATCACAACACGCTCATCTACTCCAACCTGTTGTGTGGTGTCCTCAGAGGAGCGCTGGAGATG GTCCAGATGGCTGTGGATGTGAAATTTGTCCAGGACACCCTGAGGGGGGACAATGTGACAGAAATCCGTATGAAGTTTATCAAGAGGATTGAAGAGAACCTCCCCGCAGGAGACGAGTGA
- the smap2 gene encoding stromal membrane-associated protein 2 isoform X1, with the protein MMTGKSVKDVDRYQAVLNSLLALEENKFCADCESKGPRWSSWNLGIFICIRCAGIHRNLGVHISKVKSVNLDQWTQEQVQCVQEMGNAKARRLYEAFLPECFQRPESDQSAENFIRDKYDKKKYMDKVIDIQMLRKEKSCENIPKEPVVFEKMKIKKDVSPKIDSQCVTDLLGLDAPAPSPATSNGLHESPLCNPLDLFSHLSDPNPSSTKSTAASTFLPQSRVTASVPENLSLFLDPTPKKAEGTFRKLSKDSILSLYGSTPSVHVSSMAPPHGLYINQMGYPTHPYGSYHSLAQVGGMGGAMAVSQMGQRHNSLMAAQSSLAHHGHHLNMQNGAMTQQQSGMVMQQQQGAAAAMMAHPQQWNIGHMTQHMSSMNLFTNNSQASGNTAAPTSAHMTAHVWK; encoded by the exons ATGATGACGGGCAAATCTGTGAAAGACGTCGACCGGTACCAGGCGGTGCTCAACTCTTTACTGGCGTTGGAGGAGAATAAATTCTGCGCGGATTGCGAATCAAAAG GTCCGAGATGGTCTTCGTGGAATTTGGGGATCTTCATCTGTATACGATGCGCGGGTATTCATCGCAATCTCGGGGTCCACATCTCCAAAGTCAAGTCTGTCAACTTGGACCAGTGGACGCAAGAGCAAGTCCAG TGTGTGCAGGAGATGGGAAACGCAAAAGCCAGACGTCTCTACGAGGCCTTCCTACCCGAATGCTTCCAACGACCCGAGAGCGACCAATCGGCCGAGAACTTCATCAGGGACAAGTATGACAAGAAAAAGTACATGGATAAGGTCATTGATATCCAGATGCTCAGG aaagaaaaaagctgcGAGAACATCCCCAAGGAACCGGTTGTgtttgagaaaatgaaaatt AAAAAAGACGTCAGTCCAAAGATCGACTCTCAGTGTGTTACGGATTTGCTGGGATTAG ATGCTCCTGCTCCAAGTCCGGCAACATCTAACGGCCTTCATGAGAGTCCACTTTGTAATCCGTTGGATCTCTTCAGTCACCTCTCAGATCCGAACCCTTCTTCCACAAAGAGCACA GCTGCCTCCACCTTCTTGCCTCAGAGCAGAGTGACCGCCTCCGTGCCTGAAAATCTCAGCCTCTTCCTGGATCCGACACCCAAAAAGGCAGAAGGGACCTTCAGGAAACTGTCCAAGGATTCCATTCTGTCTCTTTACGGCTCCACCCCGTCTGTGCACGTTAGCAGTATGGCGCCCCCTCATG GTTTGTACATAAACCAAATGGGATACCCGACACATCCGTACGGCTCGTACCATTCGTTAGCGCAGGTCGGCGGGATGGGCGGAGCCATGGCCGTGTCGCAGATGGGGCAGCGTCACAACAGCTTGATGGCAGCCCAAAGCAGCCTGGCTCATCACGGACATCATCTAAACATGCAGAATGGCGCCATGACACAGCAGCAAAGCGGAATGgtgatgcagcagcagcaaggcgcggcggcggccatgATGGCTCATCCGCAGCAGTGGAACATTGGACAC ATGACTCAGCACATGTCCAGCATGAATCTTTTCACCAATAATAGTCAAGCCTCGGGAAACACAGCAGCCCCAACTTCAGCGCACATGACAGCACACGTCTGGAAATAA